From a single Streptomyces misionensis genomic region:
- a CDS encoding glycosyltransferase, with the protein MSAAVSRRATLVTVVTAVHAPSARFLPQAWASLRDQELPGGAQWEWVIQEDGTTDAVRPHVPDDPRVSFHQGRPGGPGVARTIALAHARGDCVKVLDADDRLTPGALARDLAALAADPTLGWTTCRVLDLLPDGSTAGFPGDPDEGPLERGAVLDHWKRHDFRPPVHPATLCVRRELLTALGGWMALPASEDTGLLLALDAVSRGWFSAQAGLLYRKWEGQATGQSAHTDPAERAARAAVAEARARALADLGWSYPA; encoded by the coding sequence GTGAGTGCTGCCGTGAGCCGGCGCGCCACCCTTGTCACCGTCGTCACCGCCGTCCACGCCCCCTCGGCCCGGTTCCTGCCGCAGGCCTGGGCGTCCCTGCGCGACCAGGAGCTGCCCGGCGGCGCACAGTGGGAGTGGGTGATCCAGGAGGACGGCACGACGGACGCGGTCCGCCCCCACGTCCCGGACGACCCGCGCGTCTCCTTCCACCAGGGCAGACCGGGCGGTCCGGGCGTCGCGCGCACGATCGCGCTGGCACACGCACGGGGCGACTGCGTGAAGGTCCTGGACGCCGACGACCGGCTCACCCCGGGCGCGCTCGCCCGCGATCTCGCCGCCCTGGCGGCGGACCCCACCCTCGGGTGGACGACCTGCCGGGTCCTCGACCTGCTGCCCGACGGCTCCACGGCCGGCTTCCCCGGCGATCCCGACGAGGGGCCGCTGGAGCGCGGTGCCGTGCTCGACCACTGGAAGCGGCACGACTTCCGGCCCCCGGTCCATCCGGCGACCCTCTGCGTACGCCGGGAGCTGCTGACCGCGCTGGGCGGCTGGATGGCGCTGCCCGCGTCCGAGGACACCGGGCTGCTGCTGGCGCTGGACGCGGTGAGCCGCGGGTGGTTCTCGGCTCAGGCCGGCCTGCTGTACCGCAAGTGGGAGGGGCAGGCCACCGGCCAGTCCGCGCACACCGACCCGGCCGAACGCGCGGCCCGCGCCGCGGTCGCGGAGGCCAGGGCCCGCGCGCTGGCGGACCTCGGCTGGAGCTATCCCGCCTGA
- a CDS encoding ferredoxin yields the protein MKVTVDRSACYGSAECAHRAPAVFGFEDGYGFVRPGQEETAEDPRVREAAERCPSQAILLSE from the coding sequence ATGAAGGTCACCGTGGACCGCTCCGCGTGTTACGGCTCCGCCGAGTGCGCCCACCGGGCGCCGGCCGTGTTCGGTTTCGAGGACGGCTACGGCTTCGTACGGCCCGGCCAGGAGGAGACCGCCGAGGACCCACGGGTGCGCGAGGCGGCCGAACGGTGCCCCTCGCAGGCGATCCTGCTGAGCGAGTAG
- a CDS encoding DUF6344 domain-containing protein, whose amino-acid sequence MDQNKVMKLWTAIVTAFLALCTALGLVSASAATANAAPRTESPRTETASRTVPTIPAPRHWSWPSSRALPPTMKQRIRAEAHGKSPSCRRRPLDEDQSPLEIRETQKTRETQQTEQRTVARQPSAPLDC is encoded by the coding sequence ATGGACCAGAACAAGGTCATGAAGCTGTGGACCGCCATCGTCACCGCCTTTCTCGCCCTGTGCACCGCGCTCGGTCTCGTGAGCGCCTCCGCCGCCACCGCGAACGCCGCGCCGCGCACCGAGAGCCCGCGTACCGAGACCGCCTCACGGACGGTCCCGACGATCCCGGCCCCACGCCACTGGTCCTGGCCCTCCTCCCGGGCCCTGCCCCCCACGATGAAACAGCGGATCCGGGCCGAGGCCCACGGAAAGTCCCCGAGCTGCCGGCGCCGCCCCCTCGACGAGGACCAGTCGCCACTGGAGATCCGTGAGACCCAGAAGACCCGCGAGACACAGCAGACGGAACAGCGGACGGTGGCCCGACAGCCCTCCGCACCGCTCGACTGCTGA